In the Ilumatobacteraceae bacterium genome, one interval contains:
- a CDS encoding ABC transporter substrate-binding protein: MKRTTPRSTTALAILATCGLLVGACGGDDDTDASPTTEAPDDGGSASEPTEEPADGGDSGDEPTEEPADGGDSGDEPTGEPADEPSSDINADTSRRLRLIGTAGVQQLDPVTGVVPCEVEMLRWVYDSLIYALPDGTFAPGLAESWESPDENTFVLNLREGVSFQDGTPFDAEAVKAHLERGKNDPASAISGQLESIESIEVTDDLTVVLNLSQPRAGILPAVLADRAGMVPSPTAVEADGDTYGANGGIGAGPYVYDSHTPAEDIHVSAWDGYWNQDQRFLAGIDMLGSASEFQVDRIESGEVDYSAMKDTDLPSAVAGAERGVVEYTITPSPQYSEIYINWEIAPFDDIRVRQALQHAIDRDLLTEVLTEGSGTPAYSPIPADSWAHDPGVEGLYPFDPEKARELLAEAGYPDGVDLTVGQIEHPYYTRLAAAVQDMVSESGFNFELESVTGAEINNRLYQLKDLPVAITAFRGTSDPGLMLEQKFASDANSNPAGTTVDGIDELLAEGAATVDQDARAAAYQEVERLVMENALSVPMFHNGGLVAYVPEFKGVERGYTTCQFGDFVSVPVYFAAE; encoded by the coding sequence ATGAAGAGGACCACTCCACGCTCGACTACTGCTCTCGCGATTCTGGCCACATGTGGCCTGCTCGTGGGCGCCTGCGGAGGTGACGACGACACCGATGCGAGCCCGACGACGGAAGCGCCAGATGACGGTGGCTCCGCGAGCGAACCGACCGAAGAGCCCGCTGACGGCGGCGACTCCGGCGACGAACCGACCGAAGAGCCCGCTGACGGCGGCGACTCCGGCGACGAACCGACCGGGGAGCCCGCCGACGAGCCCAGCTCGGACATCAATGCCGATACGAGTCGGCGATTGCGTCTGATCGGCACCGCCGGCGTCCAGCAGCTCGATCCCGTCACGGGTGTCGTCCCCTGCGAGGTCGAGATGCTGCGATGGGTGTACGACTCGTTGATCTACGCGCTTCCCGACGGCACGTTCGCTCCGGGCCTCGCCGAGTCGTGGGAGTCGCCCGACGAGAACACCTTCGTGCTCAACCTCCGAGAAGGCGTGAGCTTCCAGGACGGGACGCCGTTCGATGCCGAAGCCGTGAAGGCACATCTGGAGCGCGGCAAGAACGATCCGGCCTCTGCGATCTCCGGTCAGCTCGAGTCGATCGAGTCGATCGAGGTCACTGACGACCTGACGGTGGTGCTCAACCTGTCCCAGCCCCGTGCCGGCATCCTGCCTGCGGTCCTCGCCGACCGCGCCGGCATGGTGCCATCCCCGACGGCCGTCGAAGCCGACGGTGACACCTATGGAGCGAACGGTGGCATCGGTGCCGGCCCCTACGTCTACGACAGCCACACCCCGGCCGAGGACATCCACGTCTCGGCGTGGGACGGCTACTGGAACCAGGATCAGCGCTTCCTCGCCGGCATCGACATGCTCGGCTCGGCGAGCGAGTTCCAGGTCGACCGGATCGAGAGCGGCGAGGTCGACTACTCGGCGATGAAGGACACCGATCTGCCCTCGGCAGTAGCCGGCGCCGAGCGTGGGGTCGTCGAGTACACGATCACCCCATCGCCGCAATACTCCGAGATCTACATCAACTGGGAGATCGCACCGTTCGATGACATTCGAGTGCGTCAGGCACTCCAGCACGCCATCGACCGTGACCTGCTCACCGAGGTGCTCACCGAAGGCTCGGGTACGCCGGCGTACTCGCCCATCCCTGCCGACAGCTGGGCCCATGATCCCGGCGTCGAGGGCCTGTATCCGTTCGATCCCGAGAAGGCTCGTGAGCTGCTGGCCGAGGCCGGTTATCCCGACGGTGTCGATCTGACGGTCGGCCAGATCGAGCACCCGTACTACACGAGGCTCGCCGCAGCGGTGCAGGACATGGTCAGCGAGAGCGGCTTCAACTTCGAGCTCGAGTCGGTCACCGGCGCCGAGATCAACAACCGGTTGTACCAGTTGAAGGATCTGCCGGTCGCCATCACCGCCTTCCGCGGCACCTCCGACCCGGGTCTCATGCTCGAGCAGAAGTTCGCCTCGGACGCCAACTCGAACCCGGCCGGGACCACGGTCGACGGTATCGACGAACTGCTCGCCGAGGGCGCTGCCACCGTCGATCAGGACGCCCGGGCAGCGGCCTACCAGGAAGTCGAGCGGCTCGTCATGGAGAACGCCCTGTCGGTTCCGATGTTCCACAACGGTGGGCTGGTCGCCTACGTTCCCGAGTTCAAGGGCGTGGAGCGGGGGTACACGACGTGCCAGTTCGGCGACTTCGTCTCGGTGCCCGTCTACTTCGCCGCCGAGTGA
- a CDS encoding class II aldolase/adducin family protein — protein sequence MSTFEPELTDPRLRIAVARRILARNGCESMVAGHVSERADDDGFWVSPFGYFEETTPDMVIKAGFDLERLEGDWEPSPAIQFHAAIYQNRPDVKSVIHTHSHWASVVATLGRPIGMYNVGSVLFFDDQVLHADDGTKPPVDGNELAAELGDKRVVIVKNHGAIIASQSLEQCTIEAMMLEVAARYHLEAEAAGGTEFPDAEAERGKLAYRRHFIPNMWAANVRRITRSDPELFGDAIG from the coding sequence ATGTCGACCTTTGAACCTGAACTGACCGACCCGCGACTCCGAATCGCAGTGGCTCGCCGCATCCTGGCGAGAAACGGCTGCGAGAGCATGGTCGCCGGTCACGTGAGCGAGCGTGCCGATGACGACGGCTTCTGGGTCTCGCCGTTCGGCTACTTCGAGGAGACGACCCCGGACATGGTGATCAAGGCCGGTTTCGACCTCGAGCGCCTCGAAGGTGACTGGGAACCCTCACCGGCGATCCAGTTCCACGCCGCGATCTACCAGAACCGTCCGGATGTGAAATCGGTGATCCACACGCATTCGCACTGGGCCTCGGTCGTTGCGACCCTCGGTCGGCCGATCGGGATGTACAACGTCGGATCGGTCCTGTTCTTCGACGATCAAGTGCTGCACGCAGACGACGGGACGAAGCCGCCCGTCGACGGGAACGAATTGGCCGCCGAACTCGGCGACAAGCGCGTCGTCATCGTGAAGAACCATGGTGCGATCATCGCCTCGCAATCCCTCGAGCAGTGCACGATCGAGGCGATGATGCTCGAAGTCGCAGCTCGATACCACCTCGAGGCCGAAGCGGCGGGGGGGACCGAGTTCCCCGATGCCGAAGCGGAGCGCGGCAAGCTCGCCTATCGGCGGCATTTCATTCCCAACATGTGGGCTGCCAACGTCCGTCGAATCACGCGGTCCGATCCCGAGTTGTTCGGCGATGCGATCGGCTGA